From Melitaea cinxia chromosome 23, ilMelCinx1.1, whole genome shotgun sequence, the proteins below share one genomic window:
- the LOC123665114 gene encoding myrosinase 1-like, with the protein MPICKIINKNNLHRVWETPANIHQNSANSQRASRKFPEDFLFGTSSSAYQIEGGWNKDGKGISIWDVATHMDPSPVLDGSSGDVAADSYHLYKRDVEMMKELGLDFYRFSISWPRILPSGFSNEINQAGINYYNNLIDEMLANGISPLLTIYHWDLPHNLQKLGGWVNPIIIDYFTDYAEVLFDNFGDRVKCWITINEPQQICVGGYGSSMLAPLLNMTGIGEYLCSKNLLLAHAKAYRLYDEKYRKKQNGLIGISINGYWYEPATDSIDDKKATLDTIQFDWGQYAHPIFSKEGDYPYELKRKVYAKSAEQGFKRSRLPKLSKSEIEFIKGSSDFFGLNAYTTTLVYRNASLEGMYAVPSYLDDLGAGFTTDDSWPQGASVWLKEVPCGLTKILLEISKRYDNPPIYITENGWSTFGGLVDDDRIRYLRNYLDAVLDAIEAGSNVKLYTYWSLMDNFEWLSGYSEKFGLYEVDFADPNRTRTPRKSSFIYREIIRTKTLDFDYEPENFTGGNI; encoded by the exons CAAATATACATCAAAATAGTGCAAATTCACAGAGGGCCTCGAGAAAATTTCCTGAGGATTTTTTGTTCGGTACATCTTCATCTGCCTATCAAATAGAAGGTGGTTGGAATAAAGATG GAAAGGGTATCTCTATATGGGATGTTGCCACACATATGGACCCATCACCGGTCCTTGACGGAAGCTCCGGTGACGTTGCCGCTGATTCTTACCATCTTTACAAacgtgatgtagaaatgatgaAAGAATTGGGTTTAGACTTCTACCGATTCTCAATATCCTGGCCTAGGATTCTTCCATCTGGTTTttctaatgaaataaatcaagctggtataaattattataacaatttaattgacGAAATGCTTGCAAACGGTATATCACCTCTTCTAACAATATATCACTGGGATTTGCCGCATAATCTTCAAAAATTAGGAGGTTGGGTAAATCCAATAATAATTGACTATTTCACCGATTACGCTGAAGTTTTGTTTGATAACTTCGGTGATCGTGTTAAATGTTGGATAACTATAAATGAACCACAACAGATTTGTGTTGGAGGCTACGGCTCATCTATGTTAGCTCCACTACTCAATATGACAGGTATTGGTGAATATCTTTGTTCGAAGAATCTTTTGCTGGCTCACGCTAAAGCTTATAGACTGTATGatgaaaaatatagaaaaaagcaGAATGGATTAATCGGGATTTCAATAAATGGGTACTGGTACGAACCAGCTACTGATTCTATTGATGATAAAAAGGCTACGTTAGACACGATACAATTtgat TGGGGCCAGTACGCACATCCAATTTTTAGTAAAGAAGGTGACTATCCCTACGAGCTGAAAAGAAAAGTATATGCTAAAAGCGCTGAACAAGGTTTTAAGCGATCTCGTTTACCAAAGTTGTCGAAATCAGAAATAGAATTTATTAAGGGTAGTTCGGATTTTTTTGGTCTCAATGCTTATACAACAACACTGGTGTACAGAAATGCTTCGTTGGAAGGAATGTACGCTGTGCCTTCTTATTTAGATGACCTGGGGGCTGGTTTTACCACAGACGATTCGTGGCCGCAAGGAGCTTCGGTTTGGTTGAAG gaaGTACCATGTGGCTTAACGAAAATACTTCTGGAAATAAGTAAGCGGTATGACAATCCACCAATTTATATCACAGAGAATGGCTGGTCGACATTTGGTGGTCTCGTAGACGATGACAGGATTCGGTACTTAAGAAACTACCTCGATGCCGTTTTAGACGCAATAGAAGCTGGAAGCAATGTAAAGTTATACACCTATTGGAGTTTGATGGATAACTTTGAATGGTTAAGTGGATATAG tgagAAGTTTGGTTTATACGAAGTGGATTTCGCTGATCCAAATCGAACAAGAACTCCAAGAAAATCTTCATTTATCTATAGAGAAATTATAAGAACTAAAACCTTAGACTTTGATTACGAACCCGAAAATTTTACGGGAGGCAATATTTAG
- the LOC123665115 gene encoding myrosinase 1-like, which produces MQTDKLFIRHCIRYEFHQGKSVRKACESICSVLGDNIVSKSTCEYGYKRFKEGDFEISKVIPFSGKGKRSVKLLHDNARPHVGKPVKDTLLALGWEAVPHPAYSPDLAPSDYHLFWKIILALIGSSGTYSKRAVRTFPEGFQFGASTAAYQIEGGWNEDGKGLSIWDVATHMEPSPVRDGSSGDIAADSYHLYKRDVEMMKEIGLDYYRFSVSWARILPSGFSNEINQAGINYYNNLIDEMLANGISPFVTLYHSDLPHNLQKLGGWVNPIIVDYFANYAQVVFDNFGDRVKFWITINEPKPVCYGGYGSADAAPQHNMSGVGEYLCSKNLLLAHAKAYRLYDEYYRSKQNGFIGISIHGMWHEPATDSIDDQQAVIDAMQFDWGQYAHPIFSKEGDFPYELKRNVDTKSAEQGFSQSRLPKLSESEIEYIKGTADFFGLNTYTSKLAYRNASLLEMYPVPSYYDDMGAVIVRDDLWPESVSSWLQEVPWGLTKLLLEISKRYDNPPIYITENGWSTFGGLVDDDRIRYLRNHLDAVLDAIEAGSNVKSYTYWSLMDNFEWLRGYREKFGLYEVDFTSLNRTRTPRKSAFIYREIVRTKTLDFDYEPEKFTGG; this is translated from the exons ATGCAGACCGATAAGCTATTTATTAGACACTGCATTCGCTACGAATTCCACCAAGGAAAAAGTGTTAGGAAAGCGTGTGAATCGATATGTTCTGTTCTTGGAGACAACATTGTATCTAAAAGTACATGTGAGTATGGGTATAAGCGATTCAAAGAAGGTGATTTCGAGATTTCGAAGGTGATTCCATTTTCTGGTAAAGGAAAACGTTCAGTAAAACTGCTCCATGACAACGCGCGGCCTCATGTGGGTAAACCGGTCAAGGATACGTTACTAGCGCTTGGATGGGAAGCTGTACCACACCCGGCGTATTCACCAGACTTAGCCCCATCCGATTATCATTTATTCTGGAAaat CATATTAGCATTAATAGGTTCAAGTGGCACTTATTCCAAACGAGCCGTAAGAACATTCCCTGAGGGATTTCAATTTGGTGCTTCTACAGCTGCCTATCAAATAGAAGGAGGTTGGAATGAAGATG GAAAAGGTCTCTCTATATGGGATGTTGCCACACATATGGAACCATCGCCAGTGCGTGATGGAAGCTCCGGTGACATTGCCGCTGACTCTTATCATCTTTATAAACGGGATGTTGAAATGATGAAAGAAATAGGCTTAGACTACTACCGATTCTCAGTATCCTGGGCTAGGATTCTTCCGTCTGGTTTTTCGAATGAAATTAATCAAGCTggtataaattattacaataatttaatcgaCGAAATGCTTGCGAACGGTATATCACCTTTTGTAACACTATACCATTCTGATTTGCCACACAATCTTCAAAAATTAGGAGGTTGGGTAAATCCAATAATAGTTGACTATTTCGCTAATTACGCTCAAGTTGTGTTTGATAACTTCGGTGATCGTGTTAAATTTTGGATTACTATAAATGAACCAAAACCTGTTTGTTATGGGGGCTACGGCTCAGCTGATGCAGCTCC acagcacaatatgAGCGGTGTTGGTGAATACCTTTGTTCGAAGAATCTCTTGCTGGCTCACGCCAAAGCTTACAGACTATATGATGAATACTATAGAAGCAAACAAAATGGATTTATTGGAATTTCAATACATGGCATGTGGCACGAACCAGCCACTGATTCTATTGATGATCAACAAGCCGTGATAGATGCGATGCAATTCGAT TGGGGCCAATACGCACATCCAATTTTTAGCAAAGAAGGTGACTTCCCTTACGAGCTAAAAAGGAATGTTGATACCAAAAGCGCTGAACAAGGTTTTTCACAATCTCGTTTGCCAAAGCTCTCAGAATCAGAAATAGAATATATCAAAGGCACTGCAGATTTCTTTGGACTCAACACTTACACAAGTAAACTGGCGTACAGAAATGCTTCATTGCTAGAAATGTACCCAGTACCTTCATATTACGACGACATGGGGGCTGTTATAGTCAGAGACGATTTGTGGCCGGAAAGTGTTTCGAGCTGGTTGCAG gaAGTACCGTGGGGCTTAACGAAATTACTTCTCGAAATAAGTAAGCGGTATGACAATCCACCAATTTATATCACAGAGAATGGCTGGTCGACATTTGGTGGTCTCGTAGACGACGACAGGATTCGGTACTTAAGGAACCACCTCGATGCTGTTTTAGATGCAATTGAAGCTGGAAGCAATGTAAAGTCATACACGTATTGGAGTTTGATGGATAACTTTGAATGGCTAAGAGGCTACAG